A stretch of DNA from Streptomyces sp. NBC_01197:
TGGAGACTTCTGGATCCAGCGCTTATGGTGCCGCCCGTGCAGCAGCCGATGCGGGACACGATTCCGGTAGTGGTGCGGCGGGCGGCCTCACGGCGCCGTACCGTCCTCGCGCGCGGGCTGTGGACCGGTGCCGAAGTGACCGTGACGCTCGGGCTGATCGTGCTGCTGTTCGTCGTGCAGCAGCTGTGGTGGACCAACCGGGAGGCGCGGCAGGGCGCCGCCCGTCAAGTGCAGGCGCTGGAGCGGCAGTGGGACGGCGGCCAGGGGCGCGGAAGCGGTGCGGGGGACGGGGATGTGACCCCCGCCACTCCGGCGCCCGGTCCTGCGGCAAGTCCCGGCGCCGGTCCGGGTGGCCGGTCGCGGTCCGCGCCCGGGGGCGGGGGCGGTACGGCCGTCCGGCAGGTGGCCCGGGCGCCCGTCTGGGACAAGGCGTACGCGGTGATCCGGATCCCGCGCATCGGGATCACCGCGCCGATCGCTCAGGGGGTCAGCAAGCAGAATATTCTCAACAAGGGTTATGTGGGGCATTACGTACAGACCGCCGGGCCCGGCCAGGCCGGGAACTTCGCGCTCGCCGGGCACCGCAACACCCATGGTGAGCCCTTCCGTTACATCAACCGGCTGCGGCACGGCGACACCGTCACCATCGAGACCGGCAGCGCCGTGTACACCTACGTCGTCGACAAGGGCATCCCGCAGACCTCCGCGCGCGACAGCGGGGTGATCGCCGCCGTGCCGCGCAGCACCGTCAAGCCGCAGTACGGCTACAGCACGCCCGGTTACTACCTGACCCTGACCACCTGCACCCCCGAGTACACCTCCCGCTACCGGCTCGCCGTCTGGGCCACCCTGCGGTCCATGCGGCCTCGTTGAGCGCACGGCGACGGGCTCGCCGCCGCCCGATTGCCGGTGGGGCTAAGGTCGCTGACGTGCTCAGACGTCGTCCTCAGTTGTTGTGGCTGCTTGTCCCCTTTGTGCTGTTCCTGGGGGCAGTACCGTTCGTCAATCGCGTGCGGCCCGTTCTGCTCGGACTGCCCTTCCTCTTCCTCTGGTTGATCGCTGCGACGCTCCTCACACCGCTCGCCGTCCGGCTCACCCACCGCGCGGACCGGCGTGCGGAGCAGCGCGCGGACCAGCGGGGCGGTCGCCCGTGAACGCGGCCGTCGCCACCTCCATCTTCGCGGTATTCATGGTCGCGACCGTCGTCCTCGGCCTGGTCGCCGTCCGCGGCGGCCGGACCGGCGGGCTCGCCGAGTGGTCCGTCGGCGGGCGCAGCCTCGGCCCGGTCTTC
This window harbors:
- a CDS encoding DUF3311 domain-containing protein, with the translated sequence MLRRRPQLLWLLVPFVLFLGAVPFVNRVRPVLLGLPFLFLWLIAATLLTPLAVRLTHRADRRAEQRADQRGGRP
- a CDS encoding class E sortase gives rise to the protein MRDTIPVVVRRAASRRRTVLARGLWTGAEVTVTLGLIVLLFVVQQLWWTNREARQGAARQVQALERQWDGGQGRGSGAGDGDVTPATPAPGPAASPGAGPGGRSRSAPGGGGGTAVRQVARAPVWDKAYAVIRIPRIGITAPIAQGVSKQNILNKGYVGHYVQTAGPGQAGNFALAGHRNTHGEPFRYINRLRHGDTVTIETGSAVYTYVVDKGIPQTSARDSGVIAAVPRSTVKPQYGYSTPGYYLTLTTCTPEYTSRYRLAVWATLRSMRPR